A single region of the Brassica rapa cultivar Chiifu-401-42 chromosome A03, CAAS_Brap_v3.01, whole genome shotgun sequence genome encodes:
- the LOC103861191 gene encoding plasma membrane-associated cation-binding protein 1, protein MGYWNSKVVPRFKKIFEKSSVKKAAAAEACKTFDESKEAINKEIEEKKTELQPKVVETYEATSAEVKALVRDPKEAGVKKNSAAVQKYLEALAAIEFPGSTAAKDAASSFGAGYVSGPVMFIFEKVCVFLPEEVKTREIPVEEVKAEEPAKTEEPAKTEESAKTEESSGEKEEIVEETVTTAVVEEHKPEVAKEEEKKPEEVKKEEAAPPPAPELVESPVKAPETKTPAPVAEPSKP, encoded by the exons ATGGGTTACTGGAATTCCAAGGTTGTTCCAAGGTTCAAGAAGATATTCGAGAAGAGTAGTGTTAAGAAAGCTGCCGCTGCTGAAGCTTGCAAGACCTTTGATGAGTCTAAG GAAGCAATCAACAAGGAAATTGAGGAGAAAAAGACAGAACTCCAACCGAAGGTCGTGGAAACCTATGAGGCTACGTCTGCCGAAGTCAAG GCTTTGGTGAGAGACCCTAAGGAGGCTGGTGTGAAGAAAAACTCAGCAGCCGTGCAGAAGTATCTCGAGGCGCTTGCCGCTATCG AATTTCCCGGATCAACGGCTGCGAAAGACGCTGCGTCTAGCTTCGGAGCTGGCTATGTCTCCGGACCAGTCATGTTCATATTCGAGAAAGTATGTGTGTTCCTTCCCGAGGAGGTTAAGACACGGGAAATACCTGTGGAGGAAGTGAAAGCCGAAGAACCGGCCAAAACCGAGGAGCCAGCCAAAACCGAAGAATCGGCTAAAACCGAAGAATCAAGTGGTGAGAAAGAGGAGATTGTTGAAGAGACCGTTACAACCGCCGTCGTTGAGGAGCACAAACCAGAGGTTGCCAAGGAGGAGGAGAAAAAACCTGAAGAagtgaaaaaagaagaagctgcACCACCCCCGGCTCCAGAGTTGGTTGAAAGTCCGGTTAAGGCACCAGAGACGAAGACGCCGGCGCCAGTGGCTGAGCCATCAAAGCCTTGA